The proteins below come from a single bacterium genomic window:
- a CDS encoding phosphotriesterase-related protein: protein MSQTTIATASGETTTDQLGRTLMHEHLVIGYPGWESHTKVKSPSPEDELAICVDKIQQIQDLGYSSMLDPCPSDLGRDVELAAKVAQQTGFQIVLATGLYKQEEGGVPYWHFRSNFGDVTEVMAEQFVHELTEGIGETGIKAGIIKVASGPGKITDYEKQVLVAAAKASVETGAPINTHTDQGTVGDEQQRILTENGVPAHRIIIGHSCGTDDHDYHMKIARGGSYLGFDRFGLDIVFPDAKRVASLAAMIDAGAGDRCVVSHDSVWCWKGQPFPPGMLESVPDAFDPTHFDRKIVPQLRERGVTDEQIDRLVVENPRRFFEGGKLDSLA from the coding sequence ATGAGCCAGACGACGATCGCGACCGCGAGCGGCGAGACGACGACCGACCAGCTCGGTCGAACGCTGATGCACGAACACCTCGTGATCGGCTATCCCGGCTGGGAATCGCACACGAAGGTGAAGAGCCCGTCGCCCGAAGACGAGCTCGCGATCTGTGTCGACAAGATCCAGCAGATCCAGGACCTCGGATATTCGTCGATGCTCGACCCGTGTCCGTCGGATCTCGGTCGCGACGTGGAGCTCGCCGCGAAGGTGGCCCAGCAGACGGGCTTCCAGATCGTCCTCGCGACCGGCCTCTACAAGCAGGAAGAGGGCGGCGTTCCGTACTGGCATTTCCGTTCGAACTTCGGCGACGTGACCGAGGTGATGGCCGAGCAGTTCGTCCACGAGCTGACCGAAGGCATCGGCGAGACCGGGATCAAGGCCGGCATCATCAAGGTCGCGAGCGGCCCGGGGAAGATCACGGACTACGAGAAGCAGGTCCTGGTCGCTGCCGCGAAGGCGTCGGTCGAGACCGGCGCGCCGATCAACACGCATACCGATCAGGGCACCGTCGGCGACGAGCAGCAACGGATCCTGACGGAGAACGGCGTCCCCGCCCACCGCATCATCATCGGGCACTCGTGCGGGACCGACGATCACGACTACCACATGAAAATCGCCCGGGGCGGTTCCTATCTCGGCTTCGACCGCTTCGGGCTCGACATCGTCTTCCCCGACGCGAAGCGGGTCGCTTCGCTGGCCGCGATGATCGACGCGGGCGCAGGGGATCGCTGCGTCGTGTCCCACGACTCGGTCTGGTGTTGGAAGGGACAGCCCTTCCCGCCGGGCATGCTCGAGAGCGTCCCGGACGCCTTCGACCCGACCCATTTCGACCGCAAGATCGTCCCCCAGCTGAGGGAACGCGGGGTCACCGACGAGCAGATCGATCGCCTCGTCGTCGAGAATCCGCGCCGCTTCTTCGAGGGGGGAAAGCTGGACTCCCTCGCCTGA
- a CDS encoding Zn-dependent alcohol dehydrogenase produces MKAAIMMENNADLVIRDDVTLGDVGPKDVRVKIGSSGVCHSDLSAVNGTIPMPPPSVLGHEGAGVVEEVGEGVTSLAVGDHVILSFVPACSHCNPCLRQQSYLCQQAGPQAMSQNFRMDGNPIGGMTGLGTFAEELIIGEAACVKIDNDVPLDVAALIGCGVTTGVGASINTAQITPGSSVVVFGCGGVGISAIQGARIAGAAEILAVDMMEGKLEQAKHFGATSVTTPDGFDDAKMKLTGGEGFDFALECIGNPNTIRATYDAARNGGTAVIVGVGRMEQMVQFSAFELFYANKTLKGSMYGSANVRTFMPELLSLWTNGKLDLESMISRRIKLDEVNDAFRAMEAGEVIRSVIDF; encoded by the coding sequence ATGAAGGCTGCCATCATGATGGAGAACAACGCGGACCTCGTGATCCGCGACGACGTCACGCTCGGTGACGTCGGACCCAAGGACGTTCGCGTGAAGATCGGTTCGAGCGGCGTCTGCCACTCGGACCTGTCCGCGGTCAACGGCACGATCCCGATGCCGCCGCCGTCGGTCCTCGGTCACGAGGGCGCCGGCGTCGTCGAGGAAGTCGGTGAGGGCGTGACCAGCCTCGCGGTCGGCGACCACGTGATCCTGTCGTTCGTTCCGGCCTGCTCCCACTGCAACCCCTGCCTGCGCCAGCAGTCCTACCTCTGCCAGCAGGCGGGACCGCAGGCGATGAGCCAGAACTTCCGCATGGACGGGAATCCGATCGGCGGCATGACCGGCCTCGGAACCTTCGCGGAAGAGTTGATCATCGGAGAGGCCGCCTGCGTCAAGATCGACAACGACGTCCCGCTGGACGTCGCGGCCCTGATCGGCTGCGGCGTCACGACCGGCGTCGGCGCCTCGATCAACACGGCGCAGATCACGCCGGGCTCGTCGGTCGTCGTCTTCGGTTGCGGCGGTGTGGGCATCTCCGCCATCCAGGGCGCGCGGATCGCCGGCGCCGCGGAGATCCTGGCCGTCGACATGATGGAAGGGAAGCTCGAGCAGGCGAAGCATTTCGGCGCGACCTCGGTCACGACGCCGGACGGCTTCGACGACGCCAAGATGAAGCTCACGGGCGGCGAGGGCTTCGACTTCGCCCTCGAGTGCATCGGCAACCCGAACACGATCCGCGCGACCTACGACGCGGCCCGCAATGGCGGTACGGCGGTCATCGTCGGCGTCGGTCGCATGGAGCAGATGGTGCAGTTCTCGGCCTTCGAGCTCTTCTACGCGAACAAGACGCTCAAGGGCTCGATGTACGGCTCGGCCAACGTCCGGACCTTCATGCCAGAGCTGCTCTCGCTCTGGACGAACGGCAAGCTCGATCTCGAGAGCATGATCTCCCGACGCATCAAGCTCGACGAGGTGAACGACGCCTTCCGCGCGATGGAAGCGGGAGAGGTGATCCGGAGCGTCATCGACTTTTGA